A single region of the Methanobacterium formicicum genome encodes:
- a CDS encoding 5-formyltetrahydrofolate cyclo-ligase has protein sequence MQVEDKQKLRKRIWGVLEDNDHLRTSKSCFGRIPNFKGAYQAAERLRKTKEWQDALTVFSSPDSALVDVRRNALVDGKVLVMATPQLKEGYLLLDPGKIRGQEEIASTIDGAFQLGERIKSFPQVDLVVEGSLGVDIQGNRLGKGKGFADQELAFLKQEGVIGAKTPICTPVHPRQIVSLVPVEAHDEGINMITTPEMVIRMDIISLVDFHV, from the coding sequence ATGCAAGTTGAGGATAAGCAGAAACTTAGAAAGAGGATATGGGGAGTTCTTGAGGATAATGATCATTTAAGAACTTCCAAATCATGTTTTGGGAGAATCCCAAACTTCAAAGGAGCATACCAGGCCGCTGAAAGATTAAGAAAGACCAAAGAATGGCAGGATGCCCTGACGGTTTTTTCCAGTCCAGATTCAGCCCTGGTTGATGTTCGTAGGAACGCCCTGGTTGATGGTAAGGTACTGGTAATGGCCACTCCCCAACTTAAAGAGGGATATCTACTCCTGGATCCCGGGAAGATCAGGGGTCAAGAGGAAATCGCCTCTACTATAGATGGTGCTTTCCAGTTGGGAGAGAGAATTAAAAGTTTTCCTCAGGTGGATCTGGTGGTTGAAGGTTCTCTGGGTGTGGATATTCAGGGCAACCGCTTGGGAAAAGGAAAGGGATTTGCTGACCAGGAACTGGCATTTCTAAAACAAGAAGGAGTTATTGGGGCGAAAACACCCATCTGCACTCCGGTACATCCCCGACAGATAGTGAGTCTGGTGCCAGTGGAAGCCCACGATGAGGGTATAAACATGATCACCACTCCCGAAATGGTTATCAGGATGGATATTATATCTTTAGTGGATTTTCACGTCTAA
- a CDS encoding PaaI family thioesterase: protein MDEILKFFEKDRYAQLSNIEVVSVSPGKATATMEVEEMHLNGVGTVHGGALFTLGDFTFALAANSHGTVTVAINANISYLKAISSGKLTAKARELSSGGRIGSYTVDICDETGDLVAIFQGMAYRKRDSIQDLIAKQSE, encoded by the coding sequence ATGGATGAAATCTTGAAATTCTTTGAGAAGGACCGTTATGCCCAGCTGAGTAACATCGAAGTGGTGAGTGTTTCCCCAGGAAAAGCCACTGCCACCATGGAAGTAGAGGAAATGCACCTTAATGGGGTGGGAACTGTTCACGGAGGGGCTTTGTTCACCCTTGGTGATTTTACCTTCGCCCTGGCAGCTAATTCCCATGGAACAGTTACCGTGGCCATCAATGCCAATATATCCTACCTTAAAGCGATATCAAGCGGGAAATTAACTGCAAAGGCCCGTGAATTATCAAGTGGAGGGAGAATTGGCAGTTACACCGTGGATATATGCGATGAAACCGGTGATCTGGTAGCCATATTCCAGGGGATGGCTTACCGTAAGCGGGATAGTATCCAGGACTTGATAGCTAAACAGAGTGAATAA